Proteins found in one Methylophilaceae bacterium genomic segment:
- a CDS encoding TlpA family protein disulfide reductase: MLNKLISPLSTAVLFVIIAVTGYFISEKMDIKEAMSPTAELFATTLPDENGTPQALNQWQGKTIVLNFWATWCPPCREEMPELSALNTEYQDKNVIVIGIALDDVKLIKTFTEEHQISYPLLAAEDTGANLAFQLGNNKSALPYTVIIKPDGTIAQTYFGRISKALLEQALLQLLP; the protein is encoded by the coding sequence ATGCTAAACAAACTTATCTCACCTTTAAGCACTGCTGTTTTATTCGTAATCATCGCAGTAACTGGCTATTTTATCTCTGAAAAAATGGATATAAAGGAGGCCATGTCACCCACTGCCGAGCTGTTCGCTACCACGCTTCCTGACGAAAACGGCACGCCTCAGGCGCTAAACCAATGGCAAGGCAAAACCATTGTCCTTAACTTTTGGGCAACATGGTGTCCACCTTGCCGCGAAGAAATGCCAGAATTATCTGCACTCAATACCGAGTATCAAGATAAAAACGTGATTGTTATTGGTATTGCATTAGATGATGTGAAGTTGATTAAAACGTTTACTGAAGAACATCAGATAAGCTACCCATTGCTGGCAGCAGAAGATACGGGGGCTAATCTGGCATTTCAGCTAGGTAATAATAAAAGTGCACTACCTTATACAGTGATTATTAAACCCGATGGTACAATTGCTCAAACGTATTTTGGCCGCATTTCTAAAGCACTTTTGGAACAAGCATTGCTTCAATTACTGCCCTAA
- the aroQ gene encoding type II 3-dehydroquinate dehydratase: MAAKSILVVHGPNLNLLGVREPEHYGHTTLDNINDHLKATAQAANIALETYQSNAEADIVTKIQQLATKKVDFIIINPAAFTHTSVSIRDAISAVNIPFIEVHLSNVFTRESFRHHSYFSDIAVGVISGLGADGYDAALRFAINRLNSK, from the coding sequence ATGGCAGCAAAATCAATTTTGGTAGTGCACGGCCCCAATCTAAACCTACTTGGTGTGCGTGAGCCTGAACACTATGGTCACACAACATTGGACAATATCAATGATCATCTCAAAGCAACAGCGCAAGCCGCAAATATTGCTCTAGAAACGTATCAAAGTAATGCAGAAGCTGATATTGTCACAAAAATTCAACAATTAGCCACCAAAAAGGTGGATTTCATTATTATCAACCCTGCTGCGTTTACGCATACGTCTGTTTCTATTCGAGATGCAATATCCGCTGTTAATATCCCATTTATTGAAGTCCATCTATCGAATGTGTTCACCCGCGAAAGTTTTAGACATCATTCTTATTTTAGCGATATAGCAGTAGGTGTCATTAGCGGCTTAGGCGCGGATGGCTATGATGCGGCACTACGTTTTGCGATTAATCGACTAAATAGCAAATGA
- a CDS encoding acetyl-CoA carboxylase biotin carboxyl carrier protein yields MDLRKLKKLIDLVEESGISELELTEGEEKVRISRATQQFAPQPIQYAAQPTQQQVAAPVAATSTTTESAPEAIQGHVVESPMVGTFYRASSPEAKAFVEVGDTVEVGDTLCIIEAMKLLNEIESDKAGVVKKVLIENGQPVEYGEPLFVIG; encoded by the coding sequence ATGGATTTACGTAAATTAAAGAAACTAATCGATTTGGTTGAAGAGTCAGGCATTTCTGAACTCGAACTTACCGAGGGAGAAGAAAAAGTTCGTATTAGCCGTGCAACACAACAATTTGCACCGCAGCCCATACAATACGCTGCACAACCTACACAACAACAAGTTGCAGCACCTGTGGCTGCTACATCAACCACTACAGAATCAGCGCCAGAAGCGATACAAGGTCACGTAGTAGAGTCACCGATGGTTGGCACTTTCTATCGCGCCTCTTCCCCTGAGGCAAAGGCATTTGTAGAAGTGGGCGATACAGTTGAAGTTGGCGATACGCTTTGTATTATCGAAGCCATGAAATTGCTGAATGAAATCGAGAGCGATAAAGCTGGTGTGGTGAAGAAAGTATTAATTGAAAATGGCCAGCCTGTTGAATATGGTGAGCCTTTGTTTG